The Candidatus Goldiibacteriota bacterium HGW-Goldbacteria-1 DNA segment AAACTTGGCGTTGATATTTATAACAACGAAGAAAAAAAATATGATTTTTACATAAAGTTAAACGACGCTGCAGGCCGCGAGTATCTGGCTTTAAGGCCCGTTGTCAAAGGTAAAAATAAACTTGAAATAGTAATAGAAGATGTTGTCAACAAAAGGATAGATATTGCCAACATAGTTTCCGTCACCCTTTATCTTGATACCAAAGCGGAACCGCAGGACGTTGTCCTTTACATAGACAATCTAAGGCTGATTCCATAAAAATTATGCACATACACTTTAAAACCATTACCGAACTTTTAAGGGTAAAACAATGGATTAAAAATCTGCTTCTTTTCGCCGCTCTGGTCTTTACAGGAAACATCCTTAACCTTCCTTTATTCCTGAAAGTCCTTACCGGTTTTTTTCTTTTTTGTTTTGCAGCAAGCTCGCTTTATATCATAAACGACCTTAAAGACGCAAAAGAAGACCGGCTGCACCCTCTTAAAAAAAACAGGCCCATTGCTTCAGGCACTATAGACAGTGTTTTTGCCGTCACGCTTTCCTGCCTGCTGTTTGTAATTTCTCTTACGGGCGCTTTTTTCCTTAATTTTAACTTTTTTATTGTGCTTCTTTCATACATAATAATGACAATGCTTTATACATATTATCTGAAACACATCGTTATCCTTGACGTACTGGAAGTGGCGGCGGGATTTGTTTTAAGGCCTGTTGCCGGCGCTTTTATAATAGACGCTGTAATTTCCCCCTGGCTTTTAGTATGCACCACTTTGCTGGCGCTTTTTGTCATCCTCTCCAAAAGAAGGCACGAATTGTTAACTTTAAATGACGCTTCCAAACACAGAAAAACCCTGGCGGAATATTCGCCGGAATTGCTTAATGAAATGATGTCAATTGTCACTTCTTCCACCCTTATTGCTTACTGCCTTTATACATTTTCTTCCACTACCTCATCTAACCATCATTATATGATGTTCACCATCCCGTTTGTACTTTACGGTATTTTCAGATATCTGTATCTTATGCACAAAAAAAATCTTGGCGGGGCCCCCGAACTTATTTTTTTAAAAGACATTCCTATGATAATAGATATCTCCCTTTGGGTTATTACCTCTGCCATAATTATCACTTTCTTTAAATGATACTGGCCGTTTCCTTAAACACCACGCAGGATATTTCTGCATCCATACCCCGTTATGAAAGCGGCATCGTCCTTCGCACCGCTGAAATAACATCATATCCCGGAGGAAAAGCGCTGAATGCAGCCAGGGCATTATCAATTCTTGGCGCAAAAACGCTTTTAACAGGGCTGTGCGGTACTGAAAGTTTGCAGATAACAGAGTCTTTCTGCGCTGCATACGGTGTTAAAACAGATATGACACAGGCCGCAGGGGCAAACAGGATATGCCTGATAATAAACGAAACAGAAGAACACTCCGAAACTGTTATAAACAGCGAATCTTCTTTTAAAACACCCGGAAAAACAGCGGGGCTTGTCCTGACTAAAATACAGCAGAATTCAAAAAAATCATCATACGTACTTTTTTCAGGAAGCCTTCCAAAAGAATTTCCGGCGGATTT contains these protein-coding regions:
- a CDS encoding decaprenyl-phosphate phosphoribosyltransferase, which produces MHFKTITELLRVKQWIKNLLLFAALVFTGNILNLPLFLKVLTGFFLFCFAASSLYIINDLKDAKEDRLHPLKKNRPIASGTIDSVFAVTLSCLLFVISLTGAFFLNFNFFIVLLSYIIMTMLYTYYLKHIVILDVLEVAAGFVLRPVAGAFIIDAVISPWLLVCTTLLALFVILSKRRHELLTLNDASKHRKTLAEYSPELLNEMMSIVTSSTLIAYCLYTFSSTTSSNHHYMMFTIPFVLYGIFRYLYLMHKKNLGGAPELIFLKDIPMIIDISLWVITSAIIITFFK